From a region of the Thermoanaerobaculia bacterium genome:
- a CDS encoding NADH-quinone oxidoreductase subunit M: protein MTFFGVPILSFMIFAPLAGAFLLLFFPRTSETAQRIFSLLVSVVVFAAGVVLFLRFEPNASFQFEENLLWISKFNVHYHLAVDGISLLLIILTALLLPVVILAGWRSISTHVRAYHVAFLVLEAAVIGAFSALDLFLFYIFWELLLIPMYLIIGVWGGKRRIYAAVKFFLFTAVGSFLMFFAILYLVVQHHAATGILTFQLADYVNGDLPTGAAMLCFLAFALAFGIKVPLVPVHTWLPDAHVEAPAGGSIILAGVLLKLGSYGFIRFAIPLFPRAYTASLPWLVVLAVVGITYGAWVSFAQKDVKKLVAYSSVAHLGFVMLGLFAMTSLGVTGSVIQMVNHGLSTGALFLMVGFIYDRTHTRMMEDYGGLAAVMPVFFALFLLVTLSSVGLPGLNGFIGEFLVLAGAFPVFKTATIIATSGVIFAAVYLLYLVRKVFFGAVNTATLEGLQDLSIREIICVLILGIFIVWIGVYPSTFLSRIEPAVQEFLKNYQLWVAP, encoded by the coding sequence GTGACCTTTTTCGGTGTGCCCATTCTCTCCTTCATGATCTTTGCTCCCCTTGCCGGAGCCTTTCTCCTCCTCTTTTTCCCGCGGACATCCGAGACCGCCCAGCGTATCTTTTCCCTGCTGGTCAGTGTCGTGGTTTTTGCAGCCGGGGTTGTACTCTTTCTTCGCTTTGAACCAAACGCTTCGTTCCAGTTTGAAGAAAACCTCCTTTGGATTTCGAAATTTAATGTCCATTACCACCTTGCGGTCGATGGAATTTCACTCCTTCTCATCATTCTGACGGCTCTGTTGCTCCCGGTGGTGATTCTCGCTGGCTGGCGCTCCATTTCCACTCACGTGCGTGCCTACCATGTGGCTTTCCTGGTGCTGGAAGCAGCCGTAATCGGCGCCTTTTCCGCACTGGATCTCTTTCTCTTCTATATCTTCTGGGAACTTCTCCTGATTCCGATGTACCTCATCATCGGGGTTTGGGGAGGAAAACGCAGGATCTATGCCGCGGTGAAGTTTTTCCTATTCACAGCCGTTGGATCCTTTCTGATGTTTTTCGCCATCCTGTACCTCGTGGTTCAGCACCATGCCGCCACGGGAATTCTCACCTTTCAGCTGGCTGACTATGTCAACGGAGACCTCCCCACCGGGGCAGCCATGCTCTGTTTTCTGGCCTTTGCTCTTGCCTTCGGGATCAAGGTTCCCCTTGTCCCGGTCCACACCTGGCTGCCCGATGCCCATGTCGAGGCTCCTGCCGGCGGTTCCATTATCCTGGCCGGTGTTCTGCTGAAACTGGGTTCCTACGGATTTATCCGGTTCGCCATCCCCTTGTTTCCACGGGCGTATACCGCCTCCCTCCCCTGGCTCGTCGTGCTGGCGGTGGTCGGAATCACGTATGGTGCCTGGGTGTCCTTTGCCCAGAAGGATGTGAAAAAGCTTGTTGCCTATTCCTCCGTGGCTCATCTTGGTTTTGTCATGCTGGGACTCTTTGCCATGACCTCCCTCGGGGTTACCGGAAGTGTGATTCAGATGGTGAACCACGGGCTCTCCACCGGGGCGCTCTTCCTTATGGTTGGTTTTATTTACGATCGTACCCATACCCGGATGATGGAAGATTATGGAGGTCTGGCTGCGGTCATGCCCGTCTTCTTTGCGCTCTTCCTCCTGGTCACGCTCTCCTCGGTGGGACTCCCCGGACTGAATGGATTTATCGGTGAGTTCCTTGTACTGGCAGGGGCCTTCCCCGTCTTTAAGACTGCAACGATCATCGCAACGTCGGGCGTTATTTTTGCCGCCGTATACCTTCTTTACCTGGTTCGAAAGGTCTTTTTTGGCGCCGTGAACACCGCAACCCTCGAAGGACTTCAGGATCTTTCGATTCGTGAGATCATCTGTGTTCTGATCCTGGGTATTTTTATCGTGTGGATCGGCGTATATCCTTCCACCTTCCTTTCCAGAATTGAACCGGCAGTACAGGAATTTCTGAAGAATTATCAGTTATGGGTGGCTCCATGA
- a CDS encoding NADH-quinone oxidoreductase subunit N translates to MNPMSLFPEIILIVTGLLMLLLEAFAKRLRPGAWILALAGTVLSGWAEWNQAPGSFFMDSIHTSLATQGLNTLLIAGTFLAILFAPALLKRDGVVRGEFYTLILWGTVGMIWMVRGSNLLSVLIGLELLSVCLYVLTAYYRDTDVAPEASLKYFLMGAFASAILIFGAAFYYGLTGNILILKIPSDGTTFTIVIFFLLAAFAFKMAVFPVHGWAPDVYQGSASPVTTYLSTLPKVAAIVVFIRLFTLAGGDVPIKILGAVCILTMIMGNLVALAQRDVKRMLAYSGIAHMGYLLIGVVAGTSEAYTAIFFYLPVYVVMTLTAFALIGFLGRGEEEPHTLRDFGGLGFSRPFSAFVLAACLFSLTGIPPFAGFMAKFALFKAGLNAHYTGLVFIGILNSIISIYYYIRVVYYLYMKSPEDRDLPAGDWRVGFASLTALLFLLFFGVFPDRLLIMAQNIAGTFLGGW, encoded by the coding sequence ATGAACCCCATGTCCCTCTTCCCCGAAATTATCCTGATTGTCACCGGGCTTCTGATGCTTCTGCTGGAAGCCTTTGCCAAACGCCTGAGGCCCGGTGCATGGATCCTGGCCCTGGCTGGAACCGTCCTCTCCGGGTGGGCGGAATGGAACCAGGCCCCGGGTTCGTTCTTTATGGATTCCATCCATACCTCTCTGGCTACACAGGGGCTCAATACTCTGCTGATCGCGGGCACCTTTCTCGCCATCCTCTTTGCCCCCGCCCTATTAAAGCGGGACGGTGTCGTCCGCGGAGAGTTCTACACCCTTATCCTGTGGGGGACCGTCGGGATGATCTGGATGGTTCGAGGTTCCAACCTGCTGTCCGTCCTCATAGGCCTTGAGCTTCTCTCCGTATGCCTCTATGTCCTGACGGCCTATTACCGGGACACCGATGTCGCCCCGGAAGCATCCCTGAAATACTTTCTCATGGGGGCCTTCGCTTCGGCCATTCTCATCTTTGGTGCGGCCTTTTATTACGGTCTCACCGGGAATATCCTGATCCTGAAAATTCCGTCCGACGGGACGACCTTCACCATCGTCATCTTCTTCCTCCTTGCGGCCTTTGCCTTCAAGATGGCTGTCTTTCCCGTTCACGGATGGGCTCCGGATGTTTACCAGGGTTCGGCCTCACCGGTTACAACCTACCTTTCCACGCTGCCCAAAGTGGCCGCAATTGTGGTTTTCATCCGGCTCTTCACCCTGGCAGGGGGGGATGTGCCCATCAAAATCCTGGGCGCTGTCTGCATTCTCACAATGATCATGGGAAACCTGGTGGCGCTGGCCCAGCGGGATGTCAAGCGGATGCTGGCCTATTCGGGTATTGCACATATGGGCTACCTGCTGATCGGTGTGGTTGCGGGGACTTCGGAAGCCTACACGGCCATTTTCTTCTATCTCCCCGTTTACGTTGTCATGACCCTGACCGCCTTTGCCCTGATCGGTTTTCTCGGGCGCGGCGAAGAAGAGCCCCACACGCTCCGTGATTTTGGCGGGCTGGGGTTTTCCAGGCCTTTTTCCGCCTTTGTTCTGGCGGCCTGCCTCTTCTCGCTGACCGGAATTCCACCCTTTGCGGGCTTTATGGCCAAGTTCGCTCTCTTCAAGGCTGGCTTGAACGCCCATTACACCGGGCTTGTATTCATCGGGATTCTGAATTCCATCATTTCCATCTACTATTACATTCGTGTGGTCTATTACCTTTATATGAAATCTCCGGAAGACCGGGATCTCCCGGCGGGGGACTGGCGGGTCGGTTTTGCTTCCCTTACCGCTCTGCTCTTTTTACTATTTTTTGGTGTTTTCCCGGATCGGCTTCTGATCATGGCGCAAAACATTGCCGGTACATTCCTGGGGGGATGGTAA
- a CDS encoding redox-sensing transcriptional repressor Rex, giving the protein MNTKLQNISDVTINRLSLYLRCLITLEDEGTSTVSSQELARRFHLNSAQIRKDLAYFGEFGVRGVGYNVPLLREHLQRILGLTVEHSVVIVGAGHLGQAIAGFKGFNTGGFKVVGLFDTDPKKIGHVTRKKMEIKDVVHLKDIIQETGADIGVIAVHPESAQDVYDRLTSLGIKAILNFAPKRIQEKIGVRLEYVDMKIFLETLSYYLIHDTGSRRKKK; this is encoded by the coding sequence ATGAACACAAAATTACAAAACATTTCCGATGTAACCATCAATCGACTCAGCCTCTACCTGCGGTGTCTGATTACCCTTGAGGACGAAGGGACTTCTACCGTTTCATCGCAGGAGCTGGCACGACGGTTTCACCTCAATTCGGCTCAGATTCGGAAGGACCTCGCCTATTTCGGAGAATTCGGGGTCAGGGGAGTCGGATACAATGTCCCGCTTCTCCGTGAACATCTGCAGAGGATTCTGGGTCTCACGGTCGAGCACTCCGTCGTCATTGTCGGAGCCGGCCATCTGGGGCAGGCGATCGCCGGATTCAAGGGATTCAACACCGGTGGGTTCAAGGTCGTAGGGCTTTTTGACACGGATCCGAAAAAGATCGGTCACGTGACCCGAAAGAAGATGGAAATCAAGGATGTCGTTCATCTTAAGGACATTATCCAGGAAACCGGAGCCGACATCGGTGTCATCGCGGTTCATCCCGAAAGTGCGCAGGATGTGTATGATCGGCTCACTTCCCTGGGGATCAAGGCGATCCTGAATTTCGCCCCCAAGCGGATCCAGGAAAAGATCGGGGTACGCCTTGAATATGTAGACATGAAGATCTTCCTGGAGACTCTTTCGTACTATCTGATTCACGATACCGGGAGTCGCCGGAAGAAAAAATAG